CCTCGGGCGAAGCCGACGTCACGACGCTGACGGAAGTCTGCGCGGCGGCCCGGCCGGCCGTGAGCCAGCACCTGGCGCGGCTGCGGCTGGCCGGGCTGGTGAGCACCCGCAAGGAGGGGCGCCGGGTGATCTACTCGCTCTCCGACGGCCATCTGCGCCGCCTGGTCGACGAGGCGCTGAACGTGGCGGACCACCGGCTCGGGGACGAGCCGGTGCACGACGACTGACCCGGCCGGTTCAGTAGTGCGCGGCCGTTCCGAGGTACTGCTCGGCGAACGCGGCGGCAGCGGTGGGAGAGGCGAACAGGCGGCGCAGCCGGGCGACCGTGGTGCCCGCGCGGCGCTTCTCGATCAGCCGCCCCTCGGTGAGCGGTGGGGCCTCCGCCGCATCGAGGCGCCGGCGCAGTTCGGACCAGACCCGGTCGTGGGGCCAGTTCCCGGGGTCGTCACCGGGCGGGCACTGGAGGTAGTAACGGGTCACCTCGGGACTGCGCGCCATGTGCCCGGCGAACCCGTTCGGATGGACGCCGAACAGCACACAGTCGGAGGACGGCGGCGCCTCGGCGAGCAGCGCCGGCCAGCCCATGCCGTAGTCGTGCCGCGCGATCCGGGCCCGCCCCGGCACCAGGGCGGCGCGGCTCACTCCGCGC
This Streptomyces sp. NBC_00377 DNA region includes the following protein-coding sequences:
- a CDS encoding ArsR/SmtB family transcription factor, which codes for MSARMHLSPAHHAHPRTPGEEQFALAAELLALLGDRTRLTLLHALTSGEADVTTLTEVCAAARPAVSQHLARLRLAGLVSTRKEGRRVIYSLSDGHLRRLVDEALNVADHRLGDEPVHDD